CTGATAAATACCATAGGTGTCATATTCTCCTACGCGGTTATTACCTGTAAGACCCCAGCTCAAACGCAGCTTTCCACTGTTCACAATGTCCTTAACGGGCTTCATGAACTTCTCTTCTGTGAAGTTCCAAGCTAAAGAACCGGATGGGAAATAACCAAAACGATTACTGCCACGGAACTTTGAACTGCCGTCAGCACGCATGGTTGCCGTAGCATAATACTTTGACTTATAATTATAGTTGAAACGTCCGAAATAAGACATCATCGCCCAAGAAGACTTCTCCGAACGCGTAATCGTAGGTGTACCGTCGCTCATTCCTGCCATACCGAGGTTTTCATTAGGAATGCGGATAGTCTTGAAACGATAGTATTCATAATCCGAATTCTGCAGAGAGAATCCCAACAGAGAATTGAAATAATGGCGCTTCTGCAGATTAGTCTGCCAGGTCAGCGTATTCTCATTCAGCCAAGTGGCACGCTTAGCACGGATAACCTGTGCATTCACCTTTTCTATAGATGTGCGACCACCATAACGGGTTTTCGAGTTGTTGAAGTTATCAGTATCCATGCGATTATCTGTATAACCACCGGAAACCTTGAAACGCAATCCTTTCATCAGCTCATACTCTACAAATCCATTGAACTGCATATAGGTCGTCGTACGCTTGTTATATTCGTTGTTCAACGACATAATCGGGTTGAAACGATAGTCGTTGGTGTTGTTCACATCATCATCGGTTGCATTTTCAACAAGGGAATGAAGCGGAACACCCGGCTGTGTAACCGGACGATAACCCCACACACTGTAAAACAGGTTATTCATACCAGAATGTGATGCCTGCGATGGAGACTGCCCCATCTGACGAGCCTGAGAATAGTTGATATTGAAGTTAGCCTTCCACTTCTTATACTTGATTGTCGTAGCCAAACGACCCTGAAGACGATTGTAATTAGACTTCAACACGATACCATCCTGATCGAAATAAGACAAGGAAGCTGTATAACGAACCTCTTCGCTACCACCTGTCAGACTCACATTGTGGTTCTGAAGCGGTGCAGTCCGGAAGATCATGTCCTGCCAATCATACTGGGGAACATTCTTATAATCATCCAAAGTCCATTGCTTTCCATCATAAAGTGAAAGATAAGACTTTTCAACAATCTTCGGATACATTTCGTTCTGAAGTGCAACGAATTGATAAGCGTTCATCATTGGTATCTTCTTCGTTACGCTCTGCCAGCCGAGGCTGCCGTCATAATGCACCTTCGGCTTGCCCACTTTACCGCTCTTCGTAACGATGATGATTACACCGTTTGCACCTCGTGCACCATAAATCGCAGAGGCCGAAGCATCTTTCAACACGTCGATTGATGCAATATCCGACGGATTGATAGAGCTGGCGATACTCGGATCTTCCACTGGAAAACCGTCGATAACATACAAAGGAGAATTCTCCTGCGTCAAAGAGTTATTGCCTCGGATGACGATATTCATGCTTCCACCGGGCATACCCTCATTTGATGACACGTTGACACCTGCCAACCGACCACCTAAAGTCTGGTCGAACGAAGAAACAGGAGTACTCGTCAGCGAAGTGATGTCGGCCTTGGCAACAGAACCTGTCAGGTCGCGTTTTCTCACTTCCTGATAGCCAACCACCACGACTTCATCAAGCACCCTGTTGTCTTCCTGCAGCGTGACATTCATCAACTTGCCCGGTTGGGCCTTCAGTTCCAAGGTTGTATAACCGAGGAAAGAGAACGTAAGAACAGCATCCTTACGATTGGTTTGCAGACTGAAAAGGCCATTCACGTCGGTAACGACACCGGTTGTTGTGCCCTTAACCATCACACTCACACCCGGCATAGTCTCTCCCGTATTGTCTTTCACAACCCCGGAGATTTTAATTTGGGCACACATTATCACTGATGTAAACATCAAAATCAATGACAAAATGCTTCTTTGGGTAATTGTTTTCCTTATATTACTCATGACTAATAAAAAAGGTTATATATAAATTGTCAGTTTGTTTTCGCAAAAGTAGATAAAACGTTTCGTCTGATATAGAACTTTCATACAAAAACATTCCAAATTTGTACAAAACTCCACGAAAGCCACTTATTTCACCATCACTGCTCTCAGCAGCCCCCACTCTGCTGCCTTAGATGAACTACGGGGTTGGCGCTTTTCAGTCGCCACCCCCGTAACCTCTACAGACAATGCCCAAAGCATCGCTGTTCAACAAGACTCTTTTATATGCTTACAACCTTTTCTTTCAATCTTCTCAAGAGCCAGAAGTAGGCCGGAATAAGGAACAGATCGGCCATCAACCAAGCCACAGGGTCAGCATAACAGACACCCAACCAAGCCATTGCCGGCACCATCCAGAGACTCACACCGCAGCGGGCCAGCATCTCCATCACCCCACTCATCATGCTCAGATTGCTATACCCGAGTCCTTGAATGCTGTAACGCAAAATCACAAGCACGCCCAATGCAGGATAGAACCAGTTGGAAATACGCATCAACTGAGCAGCATTGGCAATCACTTCCTGTTCACCACCGTTGACAAAAAGCATCATCATCTCATCGGCGAAAGGATAGATGACTGCCACTGTGAGCACGAAATAGGCTGTCATAAGCCACATGGCATCGCGCACACCGGCCTTTACACGGTCGAGCCTCTGCGCTCCAATGTTCTGTCCGCAATAGGTAGCCATGGCAACCCCGATGTTTTCAAGCACGCACGTGAAAAGGTATTTCACGCGTACCGCCGCCGTAAACGAAGCCACATATACCGTTCCAAGCGCATTGTTGGCACTTTGCAACATAATGATACCAATAGCCGTGATTGAGAATTGCAGCCCCATCGGGACGCCGTTGTTCAGCAGAATACTGATTTTCTTGTTGTCGAATTTGTTTTCCTCACTCGTCGGAACAAGCTGCCTCATGTTGCGTCTGATGAACCTCCAGCAAAGCCATGAGGCAAAAGCCTGACTCAGGAATGTCGCAATTCCCGCACCTTCGACGCCTAATCCCAAAATCAGAATAAGCAACACATCAAGCAACACATTCAGCACAGACGATATGATGAGAAAATAAAACGGCTGCTTAGAGTTGCCCAATGCACGTATCTGCCCTGCAAGAAGATTATAGGCTATCGTGAAAGGAATCGTGCAGAATTGCAGGAAAAGAAACACGTAAGCATCATGAAACACATCGGCCGGTGTGTTTACGAGGTTCAGAATCTTCTCACACAGCACACAGGAGAGAAGTGTAATCACCACGGCCAACACGACAGCTATGCGGATTGCATTGCTCACATAGCATCGCATCTTGTGGTGATCGCCCGCACCAAAGGCCTGTGCTATAGGAATAGCAAAGCCAGCACACGCACCGTTGCAGAAGCCCATGATAAGGAACATGATACTGCTTGAAGCTCCCACAGCAGCCAATGCACCGACCCCTATCCAGCGTCCCACAATCACCGCATCGATAATCAGATACAACTGTTGGAGGATATAGCCCAAAACGAGGGGCGTAGCAAATGTCAGAATGGCGCGGAAAGGTGCACCGGAAGTCATGCTCAATTCGTTTTTCATCATCTTTTGTTTGGGTTCCATTTGGGATTTGTTCATTGATTTGCTTATATTTCCTCAATTGCAATGCAATGGATTTCATTCGTCTGCAGGATGCTCTTTTCATCTGCAAAAATACGAAAAACAACACATAAATGATTATCTTTGCAGCATGGAAATGATTGCCTTGGAACATTTAACCATCGGATATAAGGGCAAAGCGGTGGCTGCCGACCTGCAAGCAGCCCTGCATGCGGGCGAGTTCACGTGCTTGATAGGCCCGAACGGTGTCGGGAAATCCACGCTGTTGCGCACGCTCTCGGGTTTTCTTCCTCCGCTGAAAGGCTGTGTAAAGCTCAACGGAGAAGACATTTCTTCGCTCAGGCCCCATGAACTCGCACAGCGGATTGGCCTTGTACTCACGACAAAAGTGGATGCAGGAAACATCACGGTGACCGAGCTTGTCAGCATGGGACGCTATCCTTACACGGGTTTCTTTGGTCATTTGCACGATGCCGACTGCCAAATTGTCAATGAAGCCATGGCCATGGTGGGCATAACACCACTGAAATCTCGACTCATCCACACGCTGAGTGACGGCGAACGACAGAAGACAATGATTGCAAAGGCATTGGCTCAGCAGACTCCGGTGATATTCCTCGACGAGCCAACGGCCTTTCTTGATTTCCCGAGCAAGGTCAGCATGATGCAGCTGCTGCACCAATTGGCCCACAGACTCAACAAAACCATCCTCCTTTCCACCCACGATATCGAACAGGCTTTGCAGGTTGCCGACCGCCTTTGGCTGCTTGACAATGGCGTGCTCCACGTAGGAACGCCACGTGAATTGGCCGACAATGGCTCACTTGCACGCTTTATCGAGCAAGGGAAAATCATGTTTGACGCAGTAAACATGCGCATCAACATAGGATAAAGCCTTTCACTTTTCTATCTTCTTCCCCTTTTATCTTCCTTAAACTCCAATTCCAACTGTATCCATTCCGGTGCGGCATCCCCGTCTTCTCCACCGGGATTAGACACCGAAAGCCCCATGAGACGAATGGCATGTGCATTGTCATAATGAACAAGATGAAGCAACCGCTTGGCCAAGGGAAGGATATCATCCTTGGTTTTCAACAGCTTTCGTCCCGTGATGCTGCGCGTAATCTGCTTGAAATCGGCGTATTTGATTTTCAAAGTCAATGTCTTTCCTTCGAAATTCCCCTTTTCGATACGCGCCGTAAGCTCAAGAACCAAGTGGTAAAGTTCTATCAATAAGGCCGAAGGCAAACTGATATCTTCGAGAAAAGTCTGCTCACAACCCACGGATTTCCGCGTGCGTTCAACCACGACAGGACGCTCATCAATACCTCGGGCATAGTTATAGAACGCCGGGCCTGACTTTCCAAAGACCATCTTCAGATGCTCGAGCGAACATGCCCGCAGTTGAAGCGCATTGAATATCCCCATGCGATGCATGCGCCGTGCAGTCTTCGGGCCAACGCCCCACAGGTCTTCCACAGGCAGTTTTGCCACGAAGTTCATCGCCTTGTCAGGGTGAATAGTACAGAGTCCGTCGGGTTTTCGATAGTCAGAAGCTATCTTCGCCAAGAGTTTATTATACGAAATACCCGCCGAAGCCGTAAGACCTAATTCGTCTTTGATGCGTTGTTTAATCTCTTTGGCAATGTCGACAGCAAGCGAAATACCCTTTTTGTTGACGGTTACATCAAGGAACGCCTCATCAAGAGACAGGGGTTCGATGATATCTGTGTAGTCATGGAAGATGCCATGCAACTGCTCCGACACCTCCCTGTAATGCTGATAGTTGCCTTCTACGACGATAAGTTCCCTGCATAACCGCTTGGCTAACTGCACCGACATGGCCGAACGAACACCAAACTTGCGTGCTTCGTAACTGGCAGTACACACAACACCGCGCGCACCGTCATAGCCCACGGCTATTGGTTTGCCGCGGAGTTCGGGCCGATCTCTTTGCTCTACGCTGGCAAAGAAAGCGTCCATGTCGATATGAATGATTTTGCGCATAAGTATAAAAGCCCCTTTCTATCTCCTTCTGTGGAAGAAAATGCGAGCCTAAAAGCTCCTTGATAAGAGCACAGTGGCTTTCAAAGCCCTCGTAACTGACCAAGCATTATATTACATTCAACAACACTTTCATTATCAACAACCTACAAATATCATTCCAATCTGCATCAAATGAGCCTGTCATCTGCGTCAAATCGCACTGTAACTTGATGCAAATGACGCGCTAATCTGCGTCAAGTTACGCGGCAATCTGACGCAAGTTACAAAACAGTTTCATACTGCAAAGATTACGCCTTCATTGCTTTACTTTTACCTTATCCCTCTTCTCTTTTTGCTTTTTTACCTTTTCCTCTGCTTCCCTTTATGATTTTTTGTGTATTTTTGCAGGCAGAAACAAGGATAAATGCAGGCAGGAAAGATTGCCCGCACACAAAAAACATAAAGAAAAATGGCTTTGAAATGTGGAATTGTAGGCCTGCCAAACGTGGGAAAGTCTACGCTGTTCAACTGTCTGTCGAGTGCCAAGGCACAGTCGGCAAACTTCCCTTTTTGTACGATTGAGCCGAATTTGGGTGTGATTACGGTGCCCGATGAGCGACTCAACAAGCTTGCTGAGATTGTTCATCCGGGGCGGATTGTACCTGCTACGTGTGAGATTGTCGATATTGCCGGGCTTGTCAAGGGTGCTTCCAAAGGCGAAGGACTCGGCAATAAGTTCTTGGGAAACATTCGTGAATGCGATGCAATCATTCATGTCATCCGCTGTTTTGATGACGATAACATTGTGCGTGAAGGCGGCATGGCGGTTGACCCACTTGAAGACAAGAGCATCATTGACACCGAGCTACAGCTGAAAGACCTTGAAACGATTGATGCCCAGCTCAGTAAACAGCAGAAAGCTGCGGCTGCAGGCAACAAGGATGCCAAATTGATGTGCACGGTTCTGGAAGCTTATAAGGCTGTGCTTGAGCAGGGAAAGAATGCGCGTGAGGTGACATTTGAAAGCAAAGATGAGCAGCAGGCAGCCCATGATCTCTTCCTGTTGACCACGAAACCTGTGCTCTACGTATGCAATGTAGATGAAGCAAGCGCTAAAACGGGCAACGATTATTCACGTCGTGTGGAGGAAATGGCAGCCCAAGAAGGAGCTGAAGCCATGGTGATTGCAGCCAAGACCGAGGAAGATATCGCTTCTTTGGAAACCTATGAAGACAAGCAGATGTTCCTCGAAGAGTTGGGATTGGAGCAGAGTGGTGTCAACCGTCTTATCCAAAAGGCCTACGCTTTGCTTAATCTTGAAACGTTTATCACGGCAGGCGAAATGGAAGTAAAAGCCTGGACGTATCACAAAGGCTGGAAAGCGCCACAGTGTGCAGGTGTAATTCACACCGATTTTGAAAAGGGTTTCATCCGTGCCGAGGTCATCAAATACGATGATTACATTAAGTATGGCTCGGAAACTGCAGTCAGAGAAGCTGGTAAACTCGGTATCGAAGGTAAGGAATACGTTGTGCAGGACGGTGACATCATGCACTTTAGGTTTAATGTGTAATACCAAACACACCCTAAAACCCACCCCAACCCTCCCAAAGGGAGGGAGTAAGAAATTGAGTATCTCTCCTTACCTTTATGGAATTTAAGAAGTATGCATTGGCTAAAGTTCCATACTGTTCAGAATTCAATGCCAGGAGTTGGGAAGAAAATCTATAGAAGAAACATATATAGAACCTCATAAGTAACAAGTATAATATCTTTGATTATCACATATAAATAATTATTTCTAAAATTATATACTAAGCCTACAAATGCGCACTCCCTCCCTTTGGGAGGGTTGGGGTGGGTTTCGAGGTTGGTTATATTTATTTTTTCTTATGCTAAACTACATCATCTGGAATCCCAATATCTATTTCTTTCAGATAGGGAATTGGGGCATTCGCTGGTATTCAATATGCTGGCTGATTGGACTTGTCGGTGCCTATTTCATGGTACGTTGGTTGTTCTACCATCAGAATATCGCTGTGCGGACGGTGATGGTGAACGGGAAAAAGCAGGAGGAAAACGTATTCGATCCGCTCTTTCTCTATTGTTTCTTAGGCATATTGATTGGTGCCCGGCTCGGTCATTGCCTCTTCTATCAACCCGATTACTTCCTCACTTCGGGCACACACTTCCTTGAAATGTTCATCCCTTTCAAGAACATGCCCGACGGTTCATGGCATTTCGTGGGCTATGAAGGGTTGGCAAGCCACGGGGGAACCCTCGGATTGATGTTCGCCTTGTGGCTCTATAGCCGCAAATATAAGGTGAAATTGTGGCAGTTGTTAGACGATATCGCCATTGCAACCCCTATCACCGCCTGTTTCATTCGACTTGGAAACTTGATGAATAGCGAGATTATCGGCAAGGTGACTGATGTGTCTTGGGCTTTCATCTTCGAAAAAGTAGACAAATATCCGCGTCATCCCGGCCAACTGTATGAGGCCATTGCCTATGCCGTTATCTTCTTTGTGGGTTGGTATTTCTATCGAAAGCGCAAACTTCCTGTAGGTAAAGGTTTCTATTTCGGCCTTTGCATCACGCTGATTTTCGCATTCCGTTTCTTCATTGAATACACCAAAGACATTCAAGTGGGCTTTGAGTCAGGCATGCTCTTCAACATGGGACAGCTGCTCAGTGTGCCCTTTGTGGCTCTTGGCATCTGGTGCATGATGAGAGCACGAAAGTGAAACAGGAGCCTCTCCCAGACCCTCCAAGGAGGGGAGTGCTGGCTTGTAGTTTCACCAACTCTGCTTAATTTTGACGGTGTTCAATAACCTTTATAGCATGTAGCTACGTAAATACATGGATAAACACTCTGCTGTGATAATGGTAAATGGCATTTCATGCATATATAGCTACGTGAATACATGAATAAACTCCCTCCGTTCGAGATAAGCAATTGAAATTATTCAAAAGCAAAGATTTATCCCCAATTAGTGCACCCAAAATCTGTTTGCATGGTAATTTGCCGTAGATTACGCTGCAACTTAACCCATTTTACCATGTAATCTACGTCAAAATGCGTGGTAACTCCATTCACTTTACGCGGTAAAGTGAATGGAGTTGCATCGCACAAGGAAGGAAAACAAGGCCTCACCCCCAGCCCTTTGCTAAGAAGGAATGAGGGAAACAAAGCCTCACCCCCAGCCCCTCTCCAAGGAGAGGGGAGTAATATGTTCTCTAATTATATTGTATTAAAAACTTCATTTCCTAAGCATTTCACTCCCCTCTCCTTGGAGAGGGGTTGGGGGTGAGGCTTTAATTTCCCTCTACACTCCTCGAATATCGCAATCAGTTCGTCGACTTTCGTGGCACGAAGCATGGCGATACGCGTTTGTTTGAAATCGGGAATGCCTTTGAAAATAGGACTCGAAGCAAGGTGACGACGCGTGTGGATAATGCCTCGATACACATCGATGCGTTCCACATTAATACGGAGTTGTTCCTCAAGAATGTCGATTTTGTCGTCTATGGTCAAAGGGCTTGACGTGGTGTTATCAATAAAATCGCGCATCTCTTTGAATACCCATGGGCGGCCAAATGTGGCACGTCCCACCATAACCGCATCTACACCATAATCATCAAAGGCACGTTTGGCTTCTTCGGGAGTAGTGATGTCGCCGTTACCGATAATGGGAATATGTATTCGAGGGTTGCTTTTCACCTTGCCTATCAAGGTCCAATCGGCCTCACCGGTGTACATCTGGGCACGCGTGCGGCCATGGATTGTGAGCGCTTGTATGCCACAATCCTGCAGTTGTTCAGCCAAATCAGTGATAATAAGACTGTCATTATCCCACCCCAAACGCGTCTTCACGGTGACCGGAGTGCTGACAGCTTTCACCACGTTTCGCGTGATGTCAAGCAGCAACGGTATGTTGCGAAGCATGCCCGAACCGGCCCCCTTGCCGGCTACTTTCTTTACCGGACAGCCGAAATTCAAGTCAATCAAATCGGGTTTCACCTGTTCAACAATCTTTGCAGCCTCAACCATTGACTCGACATCCCGACCGTAAATCTGAATTCCAACAGGGCGTTCGGCATCATTGATGGTCATCTTATCAAGCGTCGACTTGATGCTTCTGATAATGGCATCTGCCGACACAAACTCTGTATAAACCATTGCTGCACCATACTGTTTGCAAAGCATTCGAAAGCCAATGTCGGTCACATCTTCCATCGGAGCGAGGAAAAGCGGACGCTCACCAAAGTCTAATTTGCCTATTTTCATACGCCCGCAAAGTTACAAAATATATTCTATCCGAGCAAATGATAGCTGCCTCCGGGCAATGCCTTGACGACACCTTTCATCTCAAGTGTAAAGAGAAGGGCGGTAAGGCGGGCTATAGGAAGATTGGTTTTGAGGGTGAGGAGGTTGATTTGCAGGTCGTTTTCGCGTTGAAGCACAGTCACAATCTGCTGTTCTTCACTGCTGAGTTCAGGAAAAAGTTGGCGTTCTATGCCCTCGTTTCGGGCGCGGTTGAGCATATTGTCCTGCCATCCCATGGCATTGACGAAGTCGAAAGCCGACGTGATGAGCGCAGCCTTGTTGTCGCGGATGAGGTTGTTGCAGCCCTCACTATAGGCAGCTCCGACAGCTCCGGGAAAGGCAAAGACATCCCGATTGTACTCTGTAGCGAGGCGTGCCGTGATGAGTGCGCCGCCATGAGAGGCACTTTCAACGACAATGCAGGCGTCGCTCATGCCTGCAACAATACGGTTACGGCGCACGAAGTTCTGTTTGTCGGCATTGGTATGTGTGGCATATTCCGTGAGCAGTCCACCTTGATTGAGCATCTGTTTCGCGGTGTCCCGATGCGCATGGGGATAGAGCATGTCGAGTCCGTGGGCCAGAACAGCCACAGTTTCAAAGCCATTGTCGAGTGCCTGCCGATGTGCATTGATGTCGATACCATAAGCAAGTCCGCTCACAATAAGCGTGTCGGGGCAAAGCTTTCTCAGGTCGGTGACGAACCTTCGGATAAGATCTTGCCCGTAAAGTGTACTGCGTCGTGTGCCCACAACATTGATAATGCGTGGACAGTTGAGGTCGGCCGTGCCTTGATAGAACAGCACAAGCGGTGCATCACAGCATTCGCTGAGACGTCGGGGATAGCGTTCATCGCCTAAACAAAGCACCTGCACGCCGTTGTTTTCAGCCCACTCGAGTTCGGCTTCGGCCCATTTCTGCAAGGAACTGATGTCTTGAAAAGCCTCAACAAGACGCTGTGAAGCCTCAGGAATGAGGCTCCTGATGTCGCAATGCTGTTCGATAACAGGCGTAGCGGCACCCACCCGACGATAGACTTCGAGTATTCCTGCAAGGTTATAGAAACCAATGCGCGAGAGAATCAGCGTGTTGAGTTGTTCCTGTTGGGCTGTCATGGCAAGGTTATTTCTGTTCTTCGGTCTGCCAATAAGGGGCAAAGGCGCGGTCGTAGTCTTCGCTGTTGCCGAGTCGTCCATTGATTAAACAGACCAATTCTACGTCAGCATGGAAACAAAGTCGCTCGTCGTTAGCACGGAAGATGTCGTGATTAAAAACATAGCGCACACCCTCCTTGCGCAGTCCCATGCGTGAGATGAACTCGTCATCACAGCGGAGTGGCGTCTTATAAGCCAACTGCATACGGGCTACAACAGCATCAACTCCTTTCTCATGCATCTGTGCAAAGCTCAGTCCGGCATGCTTCAAGAAGCAGTGTCTGGTGTGTTCGGTGTAGTGAAGATAGTTGGCATTGTTCACAATACCTTCGATATCACATTCGTAGTCGCGCACTTCCATGCGCGTTTCAAAGATGTATTTACTCATAGTTTCTGCTTTAAGTATTTATAACCAATCCTGCATTGCAGGCAATTCTTTTTGTCACAGTATTCATTTTTCAGTTGTATCAGTCCTTGAGAGTCACCGGCATGCATCACCTGCAGACCGCAGTCGCGCCACATTCTGACGATATGGTTGTTCTCAGGTCGCAGCTGTTCGAGAAAATCAAAGGCCCTTTCACAGAATGTTTCCTTGCTGACATGGCGCCCATAAGCAAATAATATCGGCACAACGGTATTGATAATCAACAGTTGGAGCGAAGAAGTGGAGAGTTGCTTCTCGCTGAATTCGCTCGAAATGCCAAAGCTGTAATGCGTCTGCCAATAAAGCGTTACACTGCTTCGGAGGCATTCCATGGCGGCTTTCACTGTCGTGCAATCAAGCAATTGGCT
The nucleotide sequence above comes from Segatella oris. Encoded proteins:
- the dinB gene encoding DNA polymerase IV — translated: MRKIIHIDMDAFFASVEQRDRPELRGKPIAVGYDGARGVVCTASYEARKFGVRSAMSVQLAKRLCRELIVVEGNYQHYREVSEQLHGIFHDYTDIIEPLSLDEAFLDVTVNKKGISLAVDIAKEIKQRIKDELGLTASAGISYNKLLAKIASDYRKPDGLCTIHPDKAMNFVAKLPVEDLWGVGPKTARRMHRMGIFNALQLRACSLEHLKMVFGKSGPAFYNYARGIDERPVVVERTRKSVGCEQTFLEDISLPSALLIELYHLVLELTARIEKGNFEGKTLTLKIKYADFKQITRSITGRKLLKTKDDILPLAKRLLHLVHYDNAHAIRLMGLSVSNPGGEDGDAAPEWIQLELEFKEDKRGRR
- a CDS encoding SusC/RagA family TonB-linked outer membrane protein translates to MCAQIKISGVVKDNTGETMPGVSVMVKGTTTGVVTDVNGLFSLQTNRKDAVLTFSFLGYTTLELKAQPGKLMNVTLQEDNRVLDEVVVVGYQEVRKRDLTGSVAKADITSLTSTPVSSFDQTLGGRLAGVNVSSNEGMPGGSMNIVIRGNNSLTQENSPLYVIDGFPVEDPSIASSINPSDIASIDVLKDASASAIYGARGANGVIIIVTKSGKVGKPKVHYDGSLGWQSVTKKIPMMNAYQFVALQNEMYPKIVEKSYLSLYDGKQWTLDDYKNVPQYDWQDMIFRTAPLQNHNVSLTGGSEEVRYTASLSYFDQDGIVLKSNYNRLQGRLATTIKYKKWKANFNINYSQARQMGQSPSQASHSGMNNLFYSVWGYRPVTQPGVPLHSLVENATDDDVNNTNDYRFNPIMSLNNEYNKRTTTYMQFNGFVEYELMKGLRFKVSGGYTDNRMDTDNFNNSKTRYGGRTSIEKVNAQVIRAKRATWLNENTLTWQTNLQKRHYFNSLLGFSLQNSDYEYYRFKTIRIPNENLGMAGMSDGTPTITRSEKSSWAMMSYFGRFNYNYKSKYYATATMRADGSSKFRGSNRFGYFPSGSLAWNFTEEKFMKPVKDIVNSGKLRLSWGLTGNNRVGEYDTYGIYQLLKDRTGDLLSLGSVPSGVYPYNNDNTNVGMVPVSIPNKDLKWETTEQWNLGIDLGFLNDRIGLTVDLYRKVTRDLLLVSSLPLSSGFISATKNIGKVRNQGLELTLNTTNVKTKHFTWTTNFNIAFNRNKVLALSENQTALLTAAQFDQNFNSQSSYIAKVGQSMGSMYGYIYEGTYKYEDFNKSGNTYTLKSNVPHYASEANTQPGMPKYRDLNGDGVIDSNDRTVIGNGLPKHTGGFTNNFNYRDFDLSIFFQWSYGNDVLNANRLMFESSWNRTRELNQYASYAERWTESNPTSNIPRATSSSSNRVFSSRIIEDGSFLRLKTVTLGYTVPRKMISRVGIEQLRVYFAAQNLFTISNYSGYDPEVSIRESALTPGLDFSAYPRARSFSFGINLGF
- the lgt gene encoding prolipoprotein diacylglyceryl transferase; this translates as MLNYIIWNPNIYFFQIGNWGIRWYSICWLIGLVGAYFMVRWLFYHQNIAVRTVMVNGKKQEENVFDPLFLYCFLGILIGARLGHCLFYQPDYFLTSGTHFLEMFIPFKNMPDGSWHFVGYEGLASHGGTLGLMFALWLYSRKYKVKLWQLLDDIAIATPITACFIRLGNLMNSEIIGKVTDVSWAFIFEKVDKYPRHPGQLYEAIAYAVIFFVGWYFYRKRKLPVGKGFYFGLCITLIFAFRFFIEYTKDIQVGFESGMLFNMGQLLSVPFVALGIWCMMRARK
- the dusB gene encoding tRNA dihydrouridine synthase DusB, with the translated sequence MKIGKLDFGERPLFLAPMEDVTDIGFRMLCKQYGAAMVYTEFVSADAIIRSIKSTLDKMTINDAERPVGIQIYGRDVESMVEAAKIVEQVKPDLIDLNFGCPVKKVAGKGAGSGMLRNIPLLLDITRNVVKAVSTPVTVKTRLGWDNDSLIITDLAEQLQDCGIQALTIHGRTRAQMYTGEADWTLIGKVKSNPRIHIPIIGNGDITTPEEAKRAFDDYGVDAVMVGRATFGRPWVFKEMRDFIDNTTSSPLTIDDKIDILEEQLRINVERIDVYRGIIHTRRHLASSPIFKGIPDFKQTRIAMLRATKVDELIAIFEECRGKLKPHPQPLSKERGVKCLGNEVFNTI
- the ychF gene encoding redox-regulated ATPase YchF, whose translation is MALKCGIVGLPNVGKSTLFNCLSSAKAQSANFPFCTIEPNLGVITVPDERLNKLAEIVHPGRIVPATCEIVDIAGLVKGASKGEGLGNKFLGNIRECDAIIHVIRCFDDDNIVREGGMAVDPLEDKSIIDTELQLKDLETIDAQLSKQQKAAAAGNKDAKLMCTVLEAYKAVLEQGKNAREVTFESKDEQQAAHDLFLLTTKPVLYVCNVDEASAKTGNDYSRRVEEMAAQEGAEAMVIAAKTEEDIASLETYEDKQMFLEELGLEQSGVNRLIQKAYALLNLETFITAGEMEVKAWTYHKGWKAPQCAGVIHTDFEKGFIRAEVIKYDDYIKYGSETAVREAGKLGIEGKEYVVQDGDIMHFRFNV
- the dprA gene encoding DNA-processing protein DprA, which translates into the protein MTAQQEQLNTLILSRIGFYNLAGILEVYRRVGAATPVIEQHCDIRSLIPEASQRLVEAFQDISSLQKWAEAELEWAENNGVQVLCLGDERYPRRLSECCDAPLVLFYQGTADLNCPRIINVVGTRRSTLYGQDLIRRFVTDLRKLCPDTLIVSGLAYGIDINAHRQALDNGFETVAVLAHGLDMLYPHAHRDTAKQMLNQGGLLTEYATHTNADKQNFVRRNRIVAGMSDACIVVESASHGGALITARLATEYNRDVFAFPGAVGAAYSEGCNNLIRDNKAALITSAFDFVNAMGWQDNMLNRARNEGIERQLFPELSSEEQQIVTVLQRENDLQINLLTLKTNLPIARLTALLFTLEMKGVVKALPGGSYHLLG
- a CDS encoding MATE family efflux transporter, with translation MNKSQMEPKQKMMKNELSMTSGAPFRAILTFATPLVLGYILQQLYLIIDAVIVGRWIGVGALAAVGASSSIMFLIMGFCNGACAGFAIPIAQAFGAGDHHKMRCYVSNAIRIAVVLAVVITLLSCVLCEKILNLVNTPADVFHDAYVFLFLQFCTIPFTIAYNLLAGQIRALGNSKQPFYFLIISSVLNVLLDVLLILILGLGVEGAGIATFLSQAFASWLCWRFIRRNMRQLVPTSEENKFDNKKISILLNNGVPMGLQFSITAIGIIMLQSANNALGTVYVASFTAAVRVKYLFTCVLENIGVAMATYCGQNIGAQRLDRVKAGVRDAMWLMTAYFVLTVAVIYPFADEMMMLFVNGGEQEVIANAAQLMRISNWFYPALGVLVILRYSIQGLGYSNLSMMSGVMEMLARCGVSLWMVPAMAWLGVCYADPVAWLMADLFLIPAYFWLLRRLKEKVVSI
- a CDS encoding ABC transporter ATP-binding protein; protein product: MEMIALEHLTIGYKGKAVAADLQAALHAGEFTCLIGPNGVGKSTLLRTLSGFLPPLKGCVKLNGEDISSLRPHELAQRIGLVLTTKVDAGNITVTELVSMGRYPYTGFFGHLHDADCQIVNEAMAMVGITPLKSRLIHTLSDGERQKTMIAKALAQQTPVIFLDEPTAFLDFPSKVSMMQLLHQLAHRLNKTILLSTHDIEQALQVADRLWLLDNGVLHVGTPRELADNGSLARFIEQGKIMFDAVNMRINIG